A section of the Mangifera indica cultivar Alphonso chromosome 12, CATAS_Mindica_2.1, whole genome shotgun sequence genome encodes:
- the LOC123192728 gene encoding ras-related protein Rab2BV-like: MAYKVDHEYDYLFKIVLIGDSGVGKSNILSRFTRNEFCLESKSTIGVEFATRTLKVEGKTVKAQIWDTAGQERYRAITSAYYRGAVGALLVYDITKRQTFDNVQRWLRELRDHADSNIVIMLAGNKSDLNHLRAVPAADSQVLAEKEGISFLETSALEALNVEKAFQTVLLDIYHIISKKALAAQEAASTTGVPQGTTINVANLSGNASKRPCCSSQ; the protein is encoded by the exons ATGGCTTACAAGGTTGATCACGAGTACGATTACCTCTTCAAGATTGTATTGATTGGAGATTCTGGTGTGGGAAAATCCAATATTCTTTCCAGGTTTACAAGAAATGAGTTCTGCTTGGAGTCTAAGTCCACCATTGGCGTTGAATTTGCAACCAGGACTCTTAAG GTAGAGGGAAAGACTGTAAAGGCACAGATATGGGACACAGCTGGTCAAGAGCGGTATAGAGCCATCACTAGTGCTTACTATAGAGGAGCCGTTGGTGCCCTATTGGTTTACGACATAACCAAGAGGCAAACCTTTGACAATGTCCAAAGGTGGCTCCGTGAGCTGAGGGACCACGCTGACTCCAACATTGTCATTATGTTGGCTGGGAACAAGTCTGACCTTAATCATCTGCGAGCAGTTCCCGCTGCAGATTCTCAAGTGCTGGCCGAAAAAGAAGGCATATCATTCCTGGAGACTTCAGCATTGGAAGCTCTCAATGTTGAGAAGGCATTTCAAACAGTTTTGTTGGATATCTACCACATTATCAGCAAGAAGGCACTGGCGGCACAGGAGGCAGCTTCCACAACTGGAGTTCCTCAAGGCACCACCATTAATGTTGCAAATCTATCTGGTAATGCCAGCAAGAGACCTTGTTGCTCAAGTCAGTAA
- the LOC123193543 gene encoding cucumisin-like, translating into MGHRPQGEFSASSSHARMLQEVIGSGAEELLLYSYHRSFNGFVAKLTEEEVQRLKDMEGVVSVFPNGRKQLHTTRSWDFMGFSQSVNRSTTESDIIVGMLDTGIWPESESFNDEKFGPPPTKWKGTCQASSNFTCNNKIIGAKYYRADGRFNKIDFKSPRDSEGHGTHTSSTAAGGLVSKASLFGLGLGTARGGVPSARIAVYKICWSDGCPDADILAAFDDAIADGVDIISISVGGFYADDYFDDPIAIGAFHAMKNGILTSNSAGNSGPDYASISSVAPWLLSVAASTIDRKFLTQVTLGNGQVYEGISINTVDLSGKLYPLIYGGDAPNKTAGYDGTDSRYCWDGTLNKTLVQGKIVLCDALDTGEEPAVAGAAGCIMRDEVYQDVAFLYPLPTSYLSMKDGSHVATYLNSTSEPTATIYKSVAVKNEFAPSVVTFSSRGPNPITADILKPDLSAPGVDILASWSLALSVSEFPEDNRISPYNIISGTSMACPHASGIAAYVKSFHPTWSPAAIKSALMTTASRMNVAYNSDAELAYGSGHLNPTKAADPGLIYDAGVLDYVNMLCGQGYNTTILRIVTGDYSSCSPANSKAVWDLNYPSFAVSTNSTQSITRIFHRNVTNVGSPVSTYTAAVEAQPGLGIKVEPSVLSFNHVGETKSFVLTVTAMLSKSLNWSSGSLIWDDGVHQVRSPVFAYYLFESDE; encoded by the exons ATGGGTCATCGTCCACAGGGTGAATTCTCTGCGTCTTCCTCCCACGCTAGAATGCTGCAAGAAGTTATTGGAAG TGGTGCAGAAGAACTGCTACTTTATAGCTACCACAGGAGCTTCAATGGGTTTGTTGCCAAGTTAACCGAAGAAGAAGTCCAGAGGCTGAAAG ACATGGAAGGGGTGGTGTCAGTGTTCCCTAATGGAAGAAAACAACTACACACTACAAGGTCATGGGACTTTATGGGATTTTCTCAAAGTGTGAACAGATCAACTACCGAAAGTGATATCATTGTAGGAATGCTTGATACAGGAATTTGGCCTGAATCTGAAAGTTTCAATGATGAGAAATTTGGTCCACCTCCTACAAAATGGAAGGGCACTTGCCAAGCCTCATCCAATTTCACTTGCAACaa CAAAATTATTGGAGCTAAATACTACAGAGCGGATGGAAGATtcaataaaatagattttaagTCACCAAGGGATTCAGAAGGACATGGAACTCATACTTCATCGACAGCAGCTGGTGGCTTAGTTAGCAAGGCAAGTCTGTTTGGCCTTGGCCTCGGGACAGCCCGCGGTGGAGTTCCCTCAGCACGCATTGCTGTGTACAAGATATGTTGGTCTGATGGTTGCCCTGATGCTGATATCCTGGCGGCATTTGATGATGCAATTGCTGATGGTGTTGATATAATCTCTATTTCAGTGGGGGGTTTTTACGCTGATGATTATTTTGATGATCCCATTGCTATTGGAGCTTTCCATGCAATGAAGAATGGTATACTAACATCTAATTCTGCTGGTAATTCCGGTCCTGATTATGCATCGATATCTAGCGTTGCACCATGGTTACTCTCTGTGGCTGCTAGCACCATTGACAGGAAGTTTTTGACCCAAGTGACCTTGGGCAATGGTCAGGTTTATGAA GGAATCTCTATAAATACAGTAGACCTTTCGGGAAAGCTGTACCCTCTCATCTATGGAGGAGATGCCCCCAACAAAACAGCAGGTTACGATGGAACCGATTCCAG GTACTGCTGGGATGGCACTTTGAATAAGACTCTAGTACAAGGAAAAATTGTTCTTTGTGATGCGTTGGACACTGGGGAGGAGCCAGCAGTTGCAGGAGCAGCTGGTTGTATAATGCGTGATGAAGTTTATCAAGATGTGGCCTTTCTATATCCTCTACCTACTTCTTACTTAAGCATGAAGGATGGAAGCCATGTTGCAACATACTTGAACTCAACTAG TGAACCAACAGCTACTATATACAAGAGTGTTGCGGTAAAGAACGAATTTGCCCCTTCAGTGGTTACATTTTCATCAAGAGGACCTAATCCTATCACAGCAGATATTCTCAAG CCTGACCTTTCTGCTCCTGGAGTGGACATTTTAGCTTCATGGTCACTAGCTTTATCTGTGTCAGAATTCCCAGAAGATAACCGAATATCTCCTTACAATATAATTTCTGGCACATCAATGGCCTGCCCACACGCGAGTGGCATCGCAGCCTATGTTAAGTCTTTCCACCCTACATGGTCCCCTGCTGCTATTAAGTCTGCTCTGATGACAACAG CTTCTCGCATGAATGTTGCATATAACAGCGATGCAGAGTTAGCATATGGATCAGGTCATCTGAATCCAACGAAAGCAGCTGACCCCGGATTGATATATGATGCTGGGGTGCTTGATTATGTTAATATGTTGTGTGGACAAGGCTACAATACTACGATTCTAAGGATTGTAACTGGGGACTATAGCAGTTGTTCACCAGCAAACTCTAAAGCTGTGTGGGACTTGAACTACCCTTCCTTTGCTGTATCAACCAACTCTACACAATCGATCACTCGCATCTTCCATAGAAATGTCACAAATGTTGGATCACCAGTGTCCACTTACACGGCAGCTGTTGAGGCTCAACCTGGACTGGGGATCAAAGTTGAACCAAGTGTACTGTCTTTCAACCATGTTGGGGAGACCAAATCATTTGTTCTCACAGTTACAGCAATGTTGTCGAAATCGTTGAATTGGAGCTCTGGTTCTTTGATTTGGGATGATGGAGTGCATCAAGTGAGGAGCCCAGTTTTTGCTTATTATCTCTTTGAATCTGATGAGTAA